Below is a genomic region from Gigantopelta aegis isolate Gae_Host chromosome 1, Gae_host_genome, whole genome shotgun sequence.
tatgtttaaaaactaggaaatgtccctttaaccaatgTTTGATTAAGTGGCTCCAGATTTTGAAGCTCAAGTTTTCAAATCcatgatgaacgtaaaagtCTGATTAggcatagatatatatatattttttaatatttctgttttgtcaAGCTTTCCAGTAAAACAAGCTGCTGCTCTTGCTGTGTTCATTCACTTGGCTGTTGGTGTACGTTAAAGCTCAATAAGCAAGAATGGAAATTAcaatggattaaaaaaaaaaaatccagaaaacatttctgtctaGATACATAAAGGGTGACTGTAAGCTTTATATCAAAGAATAAGGATAGGAACAGATTTAGGGTGCTCCTAAATACCAAacattctatttaaaaaaaaaggaaaaaagaagatttCTATCTCTGAATATGTTAGTGTGTTGCGCAACACTCAGCTCTTAAACTGCTGTACCAACTACATGATTGTACAATTGTCACACTTTTAATGAAGCTAAATTTCTCATCcttgatatattattatatgatttaatttcatttaaaaaaaactccatatttgttttattaatcaatttctgcataatgtaactttaatttccaaatatttgttttttttaaacaaacaatttctGTATGATTTAAGTTCAATTTCCAagcatttgtttgttttaacaatcAATTTCTGTATGGTTTAAGTTCAATTTCCAAGCATTTGTTCGTTTTAACAATCAATTTCTGTATGATTTAAGTTCAATTTACAAACACTTGTTCATTTTAACAATCAATTTCTGTATGATTTCAGAATGGTGATTGGACTGTGATGAAGTTCAAGATCTGAGCCATTGTTACCATCTTTGCTGCAGGTCAAAAATTGTATCAGGGCTGCAAGTTAATGGTGGTAAGATGTTGCAATGCCCTAGTCATATGTTCCAGTACCCTAGTCATATGTTCCAGTGCCCTAGTCATATGTTCCAGTGCCCTAGCCATATGTTCCAGTGCCCTAGTCATATGTTCCAGTGCCCTGAAAATACAACAGCTCATAACCAAACAAGCTGAGTCTTATTTTGCATGTTACTAACTGGTCATCATACTCGAATGTGACTCAGGAAAGTTGTATTACGAAAACATACAGCCCTTCACTGAGTATTTTGAATGGGTGCTGTTGTCTTGTAGTAAGAGATGATTGTTTCGTTGCCGTAATGTAAAATCTCCACCATTTAGACCCAATCCAAGGCCTGCAGTATTACTGTTACAATCCGAAAGGTATATCACCTTCAAAACAACGTTTGTTTTTCCCCGAGAAAACTAACAGTAATTTGTGTTAATCTACTCATCTACTTGCCAGTAACAAACCAAGGCTTGCAGTATTACTGTTACAATCCGAAAGGTATATCACCTTCAAAACAACGTTTGTTTTTCCCCGTGAAAACTAACAGTAATTTGTGTTAATCTACTCGCCAGTAACAAACCAAGGCTTGCAGTATTACTGTTACAATCCGAAAGGTATATCACCTTCAAAACAACGTTTGTTTTTCCCCGAGAAAACTAACAGTAATTTGTGTTAATCTACTCATCTACTTGCCAGTAACAAACCAAAACATTCTTAAAAACTAAGTGTATTAGAAATTATAACAACTTCACATGTTCCATTAGCATATTCAATACCATATCTCGACACAAAACTGATTTCAAAAGAAGTTATGATAGACTCACTGTCAGTTTGTTTACAGAGGACAGCTGTTTTTAaccaagatacatgtatatggttccCCCtctgcctgtaggaggactgccacctTCTGTAAACAATGAGACATCTAAATGCACACACAGATGTGCATAGTGTAGTATTTCAAGCAAAGAACAGAAAGTATTTTACCGAAATATTTCTCAAATTATTTCAAAGTTTATGAGTCTGTATCCAAACAGATACAGATTTCTTTTTACAGATTTGAAATTTTCTCAACAATTAATTACTTACAACAGACATAAATGAaggggaaaatatatttgagtcAGTCTGTAACATAGTATGATAATATGCAGAAAGCATTGTTCATAGAAAAGACATTTAAACTGATTTTGCAAGCATGATTCAATAATCAGTCAAAATCAGTCGAAAATGTTCTTAATTTTCTATAATCGTAACTATTAAAACTTTCTTCATAGATCATGCAGTAACAATgctgattggggggggggaggggggatgtgCACAAtcgttttatatttaataaaaagaaaaaaacaaaacaaatcagtcataattaaattacaaatgacAGATTAacaatttgaaatttaattataagtatgcTTTTTTAACCAATGCCTACATAGATTTAACCTGAATTTGACACACAAAGACTACATAGTGTCACGAGTGGTGCCAAATTCAGTGCAATCATTGGTAGACATGTGGCAATGTTTGTTGTCTACTAATGCGGCCACAACCATCTATATTTAATGGTtagttatacacctcactgaATGAACACCAGcaaattaagttaaaaaaatatactttacatacacgtgtgttttaaaaacaaaccacaATCTTCCCTTGCTAAGTAAAGGAACAAAATTTCAAGGCTAGAAGAGCGAGTATCAAAAACCAACAGGTCTGATTATATCATCCACTATGACTGTCTCGATGCTGTTAAACAAAGCGGAGTTCTCATTACGCGATTTGTTGAaccgacttgtcgcatgcgatTTGTCGTAGGGACTCAAatcatgtgtgtgtgaagaCGTCACGTCATAAGAACAAAGTTcgtcagtttaaaaatattttgcagaAAATGTAAGTGCACATTTCATTTCGACTTATTTCCgtgcatgctgtcctgggcatacagctcagctatctgggctgtctgtctaggacagtgggttactttttaattgttagtggttagtgagagaagagggtgtagtggccttacacctacccactgagtcgttaaaacttgctctgggtgcgatccggtaccgggctgcaaacccggTACCTCCCAGCGTTATGTCCTATGGCTTAGccacaccactgaggctggtgtAAGTGCACACAAATTTTCACTGAAATAGACAAAACATGAATGTAGACAATTTACTGATCgtattatgtaacaaaacaattattgaccacatctgGACAATAGTGGGTTTTATGGACTCATGAAATCCAGACATTTTGACACGTTTATAagcaaaccaaaaaaaacacgGAGGTGGCAAAACTGAACGGTTGAACTGTAATGTGCTTTGATTGGCCGAGAGCTTACGATTTGTCGTGAGAAATAGGACGTATTCTAATCAGACACGACACGACTTGTCGTATAAGATGAAAGTCATTCCaatttaggtgttctcacagtatgattcgatcgcatgcgacaagtcggtgTGACTAAGCACATAATGAGGACGCCCCTATAGACAGGATGTGGATCAATCTCAACTCAACGTTCAACCTGAGAGACATCTGTACatgtgttatataaaaaaacaactagcTTCGTCTTTGTGTTTCTGTTTTCTTCTTCAGTGTTTCATAATGTTCATAGTTTcatcaataacaataacaagataTAACATCACTCTGTGTTATACTGTCGTACTCCGCGGTCCATGAACAAGAGGTTTGGCGTATTCAACAAAATCATCAATCAGGACAGGCCAAGCTCctgaaaacaaaagtgaaaGTGAAATTAGGGCAAGCATTTCTGAGAGCTGGGATAGCTCTGggttaaaaagaacaaaattgccaaattatctaataaacttcaaaaatagcAGAAACCCagatattttctaacaaaatatcatttatttcatgaaattattttgctaagagtactgctgaagcaaTACAGGTCTCCTACAAAGCCCAATACAGGTCTCCAACGAAGCCCAATACAGGTCTCCTACGAAGCCCAATACAGGTCTCCAACGAAGCCCAATACAGGTCTCCTACGAAGCCCAATACAGGTCTCCTAcgagggccataactctgtgatcAAGAAATCTGAGAGTaaagaacagaaagaaagaactgttttatttaacgacacactcaacacattttatttacagttatatggcttcagacatatggtaaaggaccacacagattttaagaggaaacccgctggtgccactacataggctactctttccgattagcagcaagggatcttttatttgcgcttcccacaggcaggatagcacaaaccatggcccaGTAAGGGACTAACAGCATAATCAGTAGTTATGGCCACGCTTTGAACAAATTGTATGTACAATACCCTCTCTCAtaagcacaatgatttattaataatgggCTATTTGATGTTACACTTAACACAGTCTTTGGAGAAAACTCACTAcatgcacttttccagacaggacagcacataccacagcctttgaagaACAGATTGGGACAGgggcaaaaaaaaaccaataagAAAAGTGGTCCACACAAatcaagcacctcaggcgtgtgctctaccgactgagctagatcctgtccCATGACAAGACAAGGACagggggaaaaaaggaaagggAGACAACCTCACCTTCTTCATCATAATTTGTCATATCATCGTCAATCACATTACAAAAGTCTAAAAGCAAATTCCACGTATCTTTTGGTATAGAGCGTTTATGATGCTCCTgaaaaaaagcagaaaaaaagCACACATTATAAGCAATGTTGTGTTAAAACTAGCAGTGTTATATATTGAGTTTAATACATGGAGAGAAACTGTTTCACCCTTTGAGAAATACTTAATACTTAATCTGAACTATCTGCTGTAGTGCATCCTGCCCATCTCTgtaagtttgtttcgtttaacgacaccactagagcacattgatttattaatcatcggctatgggaaaACGTTCAAGTCTGTTTtcattaacgacaccactagagcacattgatttactaatcatcggctatgggaaaACGTTCGTCTGTTTtcattaatgacaccactagagcacattgatttattaatcatcggccattggttgtcaaacatgtggtaattgtgacatcgtcttagagaggaaacccactacatttttccattagtagcaaggtttttttttccatatgcaccattccacagaaaggatagcacataccacagcctttgatatacctgccGTGTTGCACAAGCTGGAAATagaaatattggttaaaatggcaacaaatatttacatatctAATAACTGTAGGATCCTTTCGGAAATGACCTGAACAACTCGGTCAGAAAATCCTCAACAATAGTTGGCTGGCGTTAAGTGTGATGCATGTGCTAAACATGTAATCTCTGATTACCGATATACTTTCCGACAATCTTTAGCCAGAATGTATTACTATCAatagtatcaggtttataaggtttaaattacatgtttatttgaTGACGCAGGTATTTGGTCTCGTGGGCTAAacctttaaacatttatttacaacaTACAAGTCCTATCAGTAGTGGGTTTGAATCCCTGACCTGAACGCTTAAAAAGTTCAAATTGAATTGTTTTACTGGTGTGGATTCTTGAAGAACAATCTACACTAATTAGAACAATAGGTATGGATTAAACTTGGTTCTGCAACACTACACTCGCTTGTAAAACACTACACTCATTTTTATAACACTAAACTCATTTTAACGACACTACATTCACTTGTAAAACACCACTCATTTTTACAAACTACTCTCATTTTAACATCACTACACTCACTTGTAAAACACTAAACTCATTTTCATAACACTACACTcattttaacaacactactcACTTGTAAAACACTACACTAATTTTTACAACACTACACTCGCTTGTAAAAAATTACACTCATTTGTATAACACTACACTCATTGTAACAACACTACACTCACTTGTAAAACACTAATTTGTATAACATTCATTTAGTTATTTCACACTATACTCGGTTATATTCAACACTACTTAATTTATAACACTACATTTAGTTATTTCACACTATACTCGGTTATATTCAACACTACTTATTTGTATAACATTACATTTAGTAATACAATGCTTAGAATTCGAATACTCACTTATACAAGACTTAGTTGTATAGCATTGCACTTAGTGGCACATTACACTTACTTGTAAAAATGAAATCCACAGATCAAGAAACTTGAATCGGCCCGCCAACACAATGTTCCAGTACGCTAGAGCCATATCTAGGTCTAAAAACAAACCAGGTTTTATTGGTGAATTATcatgtgtatttaaaacacaatgtTCCAGTACGCTAGGCCATATCTAGGTCTAAAAACAAACCAGGTTTTATTGGTGAATTACAcagtgtatttaaaacacagtgtTCCAGTACGCCAGAGCCATGTCTATgtgtctaaaaaaaaacccaggttttaTTGGTGAATTATTctgtgtatttaaaacacaatgtTCCAGTACGCTAGGCCATATCTAGGTCTAAAAACAAACCAGGTTTTATTGGTGAATTACAcagtgtatttaaaacacagtgtTCCAGTACGCCAGAGCCATGTCTATgtgtctaaaaaaaacccaggttttaTTGGTGAATTATTctgtgtatttaaaacacaatgtTCCAGTATGCTAAAACCATATCTAAGTCTAAAAACAAACCAGGTTTTATTGGTCAATTACAccttgtatttaaaacacaatgtTCCAGTATGCTAGAGCCTTATCTAAGTCTAAAAACAAACCAGGTTTTATTGGTCAATTACAccttgtatttaaaacacaatgtTCCAGTACGCTAGAGCCTTATCTAAGTCTAAAAACAAACCTGGTTTTATTCGTGAATTATCgtgtgtatttaaaacacaatgtTCCAGTACGCTAGAGCCATATCTAGGTCTAAAAACAAATCAGGTTTTATTCGTGAATTACACcgtgtatttaaaacacaatgtTCCAGTACGCTAGAGCCATATCTAGGTCTAAAAACAAACCAGGTTTTATTGGTGAATTATTCcgtgtatttaaaacacaatgtTCCAGTACGCTAGAGCCATATCTAAGTCTAAAAACAAACCAGGTTTTATTGGTGAATTATCGTGTGTATTTTAAACACAATGTTCCAGTACGCTAGAGTCATATCTAGGTCTAAAAACAAACCAGGTTTTATTCGTGAATTACActgtgtatttaaaacacaatgtTCCAGTACGCTAGAGCCATATCTAAGTCTAAAAACAAACCAGGTTTTACTGGTGAATTATACcgtgtatttaaaacacaatgtTCCAGTACGCTAGAGCCATATCGAAGTCTAAAAACAAACCAGGTTTTATTTGTGAATTATCGTGTGTATTTAAAACGATGTAATCAAAATGTCCTATCTAAATTGCTTGCTTATTTCTGGACCATTCCAATAaagaattgtttataaaaatgcacaccccccccccccccccacagtgGTTTATATTTCATCAGGGTTccatgtctgatgggattgTGAAAATTAGCGCTGTAACTagattgtaaaatgtaataaaaatatgacttttcgCCGAATATCGCTTTTATGGTTCctgtaaatgtttacattttatggctatgtatataataaacaaaaatagcgAGATGTGATGACCATGTGGTTACTTGAAGTACTGTTAATCCTTGAAtagttaaaactttttttgtttaacaacaccactagagcacattgattaattaatcatcagctattggaagtcaaacatacggtaattctgacacacggtcaccagagaaaacccactacagttttcctaaatgcagcaaaggatgttttatatgcactttcccacagacaagaaagcacataccacggcctttgatcagttgtggtgcactggctggaactagaaaaaaaccaactagttgaatggatccatcgaggtggttcgattctgcgacgcaagcacctcaagcgaacactcaaccaactgagctatatCCTGCCCCTCCTTGAATAGAGACCTGCCTGTTTGTGCCATTCTAGTTTTGTCAGGTTAATGATCAAGTTCCGTTGCATGATGTCAAAATCTTTGGGGGGTGTTAATTCATATAATAATCTTATTCTTCAATACCAAAGAAGAATGTGAAAGACATaatcaacttaaaaaaatattggtatctaaaaaacatttgcatgaaaaTAGAAGTCTGTCTTGAATACAGCCCGGGTCTCAGAGCATCAGGGttaggccagtattttttttattattcggttTACGAACCCGCCGACGTAAATTTTTCtcgaataataaaaataaaaaagtcgtatttttcacttttatttttttgtccgacttccacaaatagctctaaagaaaaaaaagttactattctagtctattgtggcgcatttcgtaaggtaaaagtgagaagaaaaaaaaattcaccctACTGATAAACCCCAAACAggtttttcggggggggggggggggttccttCCTCCTACCTTTATGCACAAAAGTTCTTGTTTGTAAAcctagaaattaaaaaatactggccttataaaaaaaaataaaaaatgtatccaaGGACTTACAGTAATTACTTTTCAagacaaattaaatatacagggaacattttgtatTCAAAATCTTTATTAGCGATATTTCTCGTCAGTTGAAAATTTAgcagcaactactgtttaatgttgaaaacttgtgtagtgatcttccctaatatatatatgtgtgtgtgtgtgtgtgtgtgtgtgtatacatacatacatacacacacacacacacacatatatatattataatattcatgTATTGGTTTGTTGTGCCATGAAGTAGgtcaaaatttattttcattaaattacCCAGTATATATTCAGAATGggaattattaacaaaacaaaaaactacttgcatttatttctatttataaaatcTGTCTTTAAATGAGACGTCTTACCTAAGCCCTTTTGACCTGGGTTTTTGGCATAATTGAAAGTAAACTggtaaaagtctttaaatttgtGTGCATCCTTAATCTCTGCCTCCATGGCTGTGCATCGATTCCTGAGTTTGTCAATAGTATCACATCTGAAAAGACAAATTAAACacaatacagaacttcacataagttgtttttgcttcctatatatatatacaaaaatatataccacaagactgcgtagcggtcgagtggtatgttctttcgcaaaataaacaagtgcaataaataggaagcgaaaacaatgtctgtgaagttctgtatttattacatacatgtaccattttcatgttttacaaaaatgttttttaatttaacgtcataacactttgttaaatctatgatcaaaactcttttcatggatttacttaatgttaagaATCGTACCCTGCGtgagccttgtgtaatgtttcaaatacgatgtgacgtaatttgtaaatcatataacgTCAGTAAATCAAAGGTGCTAACtgctttaaaaagaaaaagggaattccccatttaaaagttctgatacaaaataaatttatcacacggtttcaaaaggTCTTTATCTCAATATAGTAAGATGgaacaggtatgtaataaatgtaggTATAGATATGaaagaacacattaattttatttttattcatgcTTCATAACTGTAGATAAAGTCTATTTCATGAGGGGTTTTTTAAttcgatttttatgtcaacttgagatgtctaaaaatatggttttcaaaCATCACatgttgacataaaaattgtttttaaaaaaaaaccatgacaTGGTTTTTCCTAGTTTTTGGCAATatatttaggggttttttttaatgacttttgcTTATCCTATCCAAAACAAGTAACGCCATGATATGTCTTCCAGTTGAACCTTTgttgaaaatttacttgaccacagtatttttaaaagaaa
It encodes:
- the LOC121375080 gene encoding DCN1-like protein 1, whose translation is MHRLKTSQKDKVRHFIAFTQTGEKTAIQCLGIHDWKLDVAIDNYFQNPERYNNEPRHAVDKRRLESLWHRYKDPHEENKMTVDGVMKFLEDLSLNPESRTVLILAWKFKAATQCEFTKEEFVSGMIELGCDTIDKLRNRCTAMEAEIKDAHKFKDFYQFTFNYAKNPGQKGLDLDMALAYWNIVLAGRFKFLDLWISFLQEHHKRSIPKDTWNLLLDFCNVIDDDMTNYDEEGAWPVLIDDFVEYAKPLVHGPRSTTV